A window of Microbispora hainanensis genomic DNA:
GCCAGGTCGGGCTGGACCACTACCAGGTCCGCAGTTGGGACGGCTGGCACCGCCACATCACGTTGGCGATGCTCGCCCTGGCCTTCCTCGCGGCCCTGGCCGCCTCCCAGCCCGACGACGACCACGCGCATCTGCCCTTGACCATGCCCGAGATCCGCCGCCTACTGGCCGCCCTCACCCTTACCCGACACCGCCGCACCGAGGAGATCCTGCACTGGTCACACTGGCGACGCCGCCACCAAGCCACCGCCCGCCGATGCCACTACCAGCGCAGATCCCACCCATGATCTCAATGTGTCACTGGAGTACTAGGGCGATCCCCGCCGCCCTGCCCCCGCTGCTCGATTGTTCGTGGCCCTTGGTGGGACTGTACAAACAACGGTGTAACTCCTGATCAAGGAGACACCTGTGACGAGTACGGTGATCCAGCAGTCTGAGGCGCTGGACCTGGAGGACACCGCGGTGGCGCGGAAAGAGCATGAGGCGTCGGATCGTGAGCTGGTGGCCCGCCTGGTCGGCCAGGCCCGCGCCGAGGGGCTGGAGCTGGTCGGGGAGAACGGGCTGCTGGGCCGGCTGACCAAGCTGGTTTTGGAGTCGGCCCTGGAAGGCGAGCTGACCGACCACCTCGGCTACGACAAGCATGATCCGGCCGGTCGCGGCAGCGGCAACTCCCGTAACGGCACCCGGACCAAGACGGTCATCACCGACGTCGGGCCGGTCGAGATCGACGTGCCTCGGGATCGGGACGCCAGCTTCGAACCGAAGATCGTGCGCAAGCGGCAGCGGCGGCTGCCGGGTGTGGATGAGATGGTCATCTCGCTGGCCGCCAAGGGCCTGACCACCGGGGAGATCTCGGCGCACCTGGCCGAGGTCTACGGGGCGGAGGTGTCCAAGCAGACCATCTCCACGATCACCGACGCGGTGATCGAGGGCATGGCCGAGTGGCAGAACCGCCCTCTGGATCCCGTCTACCCGGTGGTGTTCATCGACGCCATCCACGTCAAGATCCGTGATGGGCAGGTGGCCAACCGGCCGATCTATGTGGCGTTGGCGGTCACCGCCGACGGTGAGCGCGACATTCTCGGGTTGTGGGCCGGCGACGGCGGTGAGGGCGCCAAGTTCTGGCTGCACGTGCTGACCGAGATCAAGAACCGGGGCGTCGCCGATGTGCTCATGATGGTCTGCGACGGCCTCAAAGGGCTGCCGCAGGCCATCGAGCAGGTCTGGCCGCAGACCGTGGTGCAGACCTGCGTGGTGCACCTGCTGCGCGCTTCCTTCCGCTACGCCGCACGCCAGCACTGGGACGCCATCGCCAAGGCGCTGCGGCCGGTCTACACCGCCCCGACCGAGGCCGCCGCGCTCGAGCGGTTCGCCGAGTTCGCCGAGGTCTGGGGCGGCAAGTACCCGGCGATCGTGAAGTTGTGGCAGGACGCCTGGGCGGAGTTCGTGCCGTTCCTGTCCTTTGATGTGGAGATCCGCCGGGTGATCTGCTCGACGAACGCGATCGAGTCGGTCAACGCCCGGATCCGCCGGGCGGTCAAGGCCCGCGGCCACTTCCCCAACGAGCAGGCCGCGCTCAAGTGCGTCTACATGGCCATCATGAGCCTGGACCCGACGGGCAAGGGCCGCAAACGCTGGATGAACCGGTGGAAGGCCGCCCTGAACGCCTTCGAGATCACCTTCGAAGGCCGACTGTCAGCAACCCGCCGCTAGAACAAACCGAAGCCGAGTTACACCGTTCGCTGGACAGGCCCGACCGAGGGTCCGTCCAGTCAACGGTGTAACTCGCGGCTGATTTCTTCTATCGCGAGGCCGGGGACAGCCGGCCTTCGAAGGTGATGGCGAAGGCGTTGAGGGCGGCCTTCCAGCGGGTGACCCAGCGTTTGCGGCCCTTGCCCGTGGGGTCGAGACTCATGATCGCCATGTAGACGCACTTGAGCGCGGCCTGCTCGTTGGGGAAGTGGCCGCGGGCCTTGACCGCCCGGCGGATGCGGGCGTTGACCGACTCGATCGCGTTCGTCGAGCAGATCACCCGGCGGATCTCGGCATCGAAGTTGAGGAAGGGCACGAACTCGGCCCAGGCGTCCTCCCACAGCTTCACGATCGCCGGATACCGGCTGCCCCAGGCCTCGGCGAACTCCATGAACCGCTCCAGCGCCGCCGCCTCGGTCGGGGCTGTGTAAACAGGCCGCAGCGCTTTGGCGATCGCGTCCCAGTGCTGGCGGGCGGCGTACCGGAAGCTGGCGCGCAGCAGGTGCACCACACAGGTCTGCACCACCGCCTGGGGCCAGACCTGCTCGATCGCCTGCGGCAGGCCCTTGAGCCCGTCGCAGACCACCATCAGCGCATCACCCGCACCGCGGTTCTTGATCTCGGTCAGCACGTGCAGCCAGAACTTGGCGCCCTCACCGCCGTCACCGGCCCACAGGCCGAGGATGTCGCGTTCGCCGTCGACCGTCACAGCCAGGGCGACGTAGATGGGCCGATTGGCGACCTGACCATCGCGGATCTTCACGTGGATCGCGTCGATGAACACCACCGGGTAGACGGGGTCGAGCGGCCGGTTCTGCCACTCGGTCATGCCCTCGATCACCTTGTCGGTGATGGTGGAGATGGTCTGCTTGGATACCTGCGCGCCGTACACCTCGGCCAGGTGCGCGGAGATCTCGCCCGTGGTCAGGCCCTTGGCAGCGAGCGAGATGACCATCTCATCGACGCCGGACAGGCGCCGCTGCCGCTTGGCCACGATCTTCGGCTCGAAGCTGGCGTCCCGGTCCCGCGGCACATCGATCTCGACGGGCCCGACGTCGGTGATCACCGTCTTGGTACGGGTGCCGTTCCGGGCGTTGCCCGTCTGGCTCGCGCCGCGTTCGTGCTTGTCGTAGCCGAGA
This region includes:
- a CDS encoding IS256 family transposase, with translation MEDTAVARKEHEASDRELVARLVGQARAEGLELVGENGLLGRLTKLVLESALEGELTDHLGYDKHDPAGRGSGNSRNGTRTKTVITDVGPVEIDVPRDRDASFEPKIVRKRQRRLPGVDEMVISLAAKGLTTGEISAHLAEVYGAEVSKQTISTITDAVIEGMAEWQNRPLDPVYPVVFIDAIHVKIRDGQVANRPIYVALAVTADGERDILGLWAGDGGEGAKFWLHVLTEIKNRGVADVLMMVCDGLKGLPQAIEQVWPQTVVQTCVVHLLRASFRYAARQHWDAIAKALRPVYTAPTEAAALERFAEFAEVWGGKYPAIVKLWQDAWAEFVPFLSFDVEIRRVICSTNAIESVNARIRRAVKARGHFPNEQAALKCVYMAIMSLDPTGKGRKRWMNRWKAALNAFEITFEGRLSATRR
- a CDS encoding IS256 family transposase codes for the protein MTTVIQASEATNDLEDAAVARKKPQASEQELVAKLVEQARADGLELVGDNGLLGRLTKLVLESALEGELTDHLGYDKHERGASQTGNARNGTRTKTVITDVGPVEIDVPRDRDASFEPKIVAKRQRRLSGVDEMVISLAAKGLTTGEISAHLAEVYGAQVSKQTISTITDKVIEGMTEWQNRPLDPVYPVVFIDAIHVKIRDGQVANRPIYVALAVTVDGERDILGLWAGDGGEGAKFWLHVLTEIKNRGAGDALMVVCDGLKGLPQAIEQVWPQAVVQTCVVHLLRASFRYAARQHWDAIAKALRPVYTAPTEAAALERFMEFAEAWGSRYPAIVKLWEDAWAEFVPFLNFDAEIRRVICSTNAIESVNARIRRAVKARGHFPNEQAALKCVYMAIMSLDPTGKGRKRWVTRWKAALNAFAITFEGRLSPASR